Proteins from a genomic interval of Oceanispirochaeta crateris:
- the guaA gene encoding glutamine-hydrolyzing GMP synthase translates to MDKILILDFGGQTCQLIGRRIRDFGVFSEILPGDIELTKEIVTPEVKGIILSGSPYSVYEEGAPSPDPVVFDLGLPLLGICYGFQRMTYHFGGEVRPLETKEYGRSKIHFLEESDLMKGVPDNFLSWMSHGDSLDKMAAGFSMIGESENKLPAVGVHKEKQFYGIQFHPEVSHCDFGNQILENFCCRICGAAKDWTLDLFMEQISERVREQVGNEKVLLLISGGVDSTVAGGLLLKILDPNQVYLMYIDTGMMRKGESEEVAINLKKLGATHLHLIDARDRFLEPLKGVDDPEKKRKIIGDRFIHVQEEEIEKHISGEYFLAQGTLYTDLIESGKGVGNKANVIKSHHNVGSPLVEAKRQAGRIVEPLDMLYKDEVRKLGVKLGISKDIVFRHPFPGPGLGIRIIGDVSEEKCRILRDADYIYISELKKRDLYDKIWQAFSVLLPVRSVGVTGDAREYGFVLALRAVVSHDGMTADVYDFPTKDLLEISSKITNEVPEIGRVVYDISSKPPATIEWE, encoded by the coding sequence ATGGACAAAATCCTGATCCTTGATTTTGGAGGACAGACTTGTCAGCTGATTGGCAGAAGAATCAGGGATTTCGGAGTCTTTTCTGAAATCCTTCCCGGTGATATTGAGCTTACAAAAGAAATCGTAACACCAGAGGTCAAAGGGATTATCCTTTCAGGTTCGCCTTACTCGGTATATGAAGAGGGAGCCCCTTCTCCAGATCCGGTAGTTTTTGATCTGGGATTGCCACTTCTGGGAATTTGTTATGGATTTCAGAGGATGACCTACCATTTTGGCGGAGAAGTACGCCCTCTAGAGACCAAGGAATACGGACGATCAAAGATCCATTTTCTGGAAGAATCTGATTTAATGAAGGGTGTTCCTGATAATTTTCTTTCCTGGATGAGTCATGGTGACAGTTTGGATAAGATGGCAGCTGGTTTTTCCATGATCGGAGAAAGTGAAAACAAACTGCCTGCGGTTGGTGTTCATAAAGAGAAACAGTTTTATGGAATTCAATTCCATCCTGAAGTAAGCCATTGTGATTTTGGAAATCAAATCCTTGAAAATTTCTGCTGCCGGATCTGTGGTGCGGCAAAAGATTGGACTCTTGATCTTTTTATGGAACAAATTTCCGAAAGAGTGAGAGAACAGGTCGGAAATGAAAAAGTTTTACTCCTGATTTCGGGTGGAGTTGATTCCACTGTTGCAGGTGGACTCCTTCTGAAAATCCTGGATCCCAATCAGGTGTATTTGATGTACATTGATACGGGTATGATGAGAAAGGGTGAATCCGAAGAGGTTGCCATTAATCTTAAAAAACTGGGTGCCACACACCTTCATCTTATAGATGCAAGAGACCGCTTCCTTGAGCCTCTAAAAGGCGTGGATGATCCTGAAAAGAAGAGGAAGATCATTGGAGACCGTTTTATTCATGTGCAGGAAGAAGAGATTGAAAAGCATATTTCCGGGGAATACTTTCTGGCACAGGGAACCTTATACACCGACCTGATAGAATCTGGTAAAGGTGTTGGGAATAAAGCCAATGTTATCAAGTCTCATCACAATGTGGGCTCACCACTGGTCGAGGCTAAACGTCAGGCCGGACGTATCGTAGAACCATTGGATATGCTGTACAAAGATGAGGTCCGCAAACTGGGTGTTAAACTCGGTATTTCTAAGGATATTGTATTCAGACATCCATTTCCAGGTCCCGGGCTTGGAATCAGGATCATTGGAGATGTTTCTGAGGAAAAATGCCGGATTCTGCGTGATGCCGACTATATCTATATTTCAGAGCTTAAGAAACGAGATCTCTATGATAAGATCTGGCAGGCATTTTCTGTCCTCCTACCTGTACGCTCCGTGGGTGTCACTGGTGATGCCAGGGAGTATGGATTTGTCTTAGCCCTCAGAGCCGTTGTGTCTCATGATGGAATGACCGCTGATGTGTATGATTTTCCAACAAAAGATTTGCTTGAAATTTCATCAAAAATAACAAATGAAGTACCGGAAATCGGGCGTGTTGTTTATGATATTTCATCCAAACCCCCTGCAACTATAGAGTGGGAATAG
- the guaB gene encoding IMP dehydrogenase: MIQVEEKYSYDDVLLIPSYADFLPGEASVKTRLAGDIWLNAPIISAAMDTVTEYQMAIALALEGGAGVIHRNLSPEEQAQQVGRVKRYLNWIISSPVVVQKGQTVADVEKIMTDTGVTGLPVLDGTILCGIITNRDMRFCSDLSQKVEDVMTTNLILERGTPTVETARDKFDKHRIEKLPVVDNGGHLTGLITVSDMEKHKNFPMAAIDDSGSLVVGAAVSPNDYMQRIPLLKAKGCNFVVLDTAHGNSLSVMQAIEGIKKNFDILVVGGNVSDGDGARRLIDAGSDAIKVGVGPGSICTTRIVAGIGVPQLSAVYESAEVAQKFDIPVIADGGIKYSGDITKAIAAGASCIMVGNLFAGLKEAPGKEVIFEGRIFKQYRGMGSIGAIKEGSGDRYQMKKDDEPVPEGIEGRVPFKGELKPYLNQLVTGLQKGMGYCGCRTIEQLRSYKKFVKISSAGLRESHAHDVNITQEAPNYSRY, encoded by the coding sequence ATGATTCAAGTTGAAGAAAAATACAGTTACGACGACGTATTGCTTATACCATCATATGCTGATTTTCTACCGGGGGAAGCCTCTGTGAAAACCAGGCTGGCTGGGGATATCTGGTTGAACGCTCCGATCATATCCGCTGCGATGGACACTGTTACGGAGTATCAAATGGCAATCGCTCTGGCTCTTGAAGGGGGGGCTGGGGTCATTCATAGAAATCTATCTCCCGAAGAACAGGCTCAGCAGGTTGGGCGTGTTAAACGTTATTTGAACTGGATCATCTCCAGTCCTGTTGTTGTTCAAAAGGGGCAGACCGTAGCAGATGTAGAAAAAATCATGACAGATACGGGAGTGACCGGTCTCCCTGTCCTGGACGGCACGATCCTCTGCGGAATCATTACCAATCGAGATATGAGGTTCTGTTCCGATCTGTCTCAAAAAGTCGAAGATGTGATGACAACCAATTTGATTCTGGAAAGAGGAACTCCAACTGTGGAGACGGCCAGGGATAAATTCGATAAACACAGGATAGAAAAACTGCCTGTTGTAGACAATGGCGGTCATTTAACTGGGCTGATCACCGTTTCTGATATGGAAAAACACAAGAATTTTCCTATGGCTGCCATAGATGATTCGGGAAGTCTTGTGGTGGGAGCCGCCGTATCGCCCAATGATTACATGCAGAGAATCCCTCTCTTGAAAGCAAAAGGGTGTAACTTTGTAGTATTAGATACGGCCCATGGCAACAGTCTCAGCGTTATGCAGGCCATTGAAGGTATTAAAAAGAATTTTGATATATTGGTTGTTGGAGGAAATGTCTCCGATGGAGACGGTGCCAGACGGCTTATTGATGCTGGAAGTGACGCCATCAAAGTGGGAGTAGGTCCAGGATCCATTTGTACCACCCGTATTGTTGCCGGTATCGGTGTTCCTCAGCTTTCGGCTGTTTATGAATCAGCCGAGGTGGCTCAAAAATTTGATATTCCGGTGATCGCCGACGGTGGAATAAAGTATTCTGGTGACATCACTAAGGCAATTGCGGCCGGGGCCAGCTGCATTATGGTCGGAAATCTTTTTGCCGGACTCAAAGAAGCCCCTGGAAAAGAGGTCATCTTTGAAGGTCGTATATTTAAACAGTATAGGGGAATGGGATCTATTGGTGCCATTAAAGAAGGCAGTGGAGACCGGTACCAGATGAAGAAGGACGATGAACCGGTTCCAGAGGGTATTGAAGGGCGTGTTCCTTTCAAGGGTGAATTGAAACCCTACCTTAACCAGTTGGTGACAGGCCTTCAAAAGGGGATGGGATATTGTGGATGTCGCACCATAGAGCAATTGCGTTCATATAAAAAGTTTGTTAAGATCTCGAGTGCCGGTCTGAGGGAGAGTCATGCTCATGATGTGAACATTACTCAGGAAGCTCCCAACTATTCACGTTATTAG
- a CDS encoding MerR family transcriptional regulator — protein sequence MTTTKTNSRVYSLKEMKELSGLSEDTLRYYEKIGILPGISRLPNGHRQYSQHDLDWLQFVLCLRSTGMPLKEIKTYRELQERGDSTVLQRKVLLLSQKEKILGELDTLHLALKRINHKIEYYDSL from the coding sequence ATGACAACAACAAAAACGAACTCCCGGGTTTATTCACTTAAAGAAATGAAAGAGTTATCCGGATTGTCCGAGGATACTCTCCGCTATTATGAAAAGATTGGTATACTTCCCGGAATTTCAAGGCTGCCGAATGGGCACAGGCAGTACTCTCAGCATGACCTGGATTGGTTGCAATTTGTGCTTTGTCTCCGATCAACAGGTATGCCTCTGAAAGAGATAAAAACATACCGAGAACTACAGGAAAGAGGTGATTCTACTGTTCTGCAGAGAAAAGTTCTGCTCCTCTCACAAAAGGAAAAGATCCTCGGTGAACTGGACACCCTTCACCTTGCTCTGAAAAGAATCAATCATAAGATTGAATATTATGACTCACTTTA
- a CDS encoding lyase family protein, whose product MENRSIYRNISPLDHRYYQSNKELFEALSNTLSEEATVAYCVKAEMALLKTHIQLQNLGDQSLIDSLDDIEKTITPEEVYKEEEKTQHNIRALVNVINKKVPEKLKPWVHMGATSVDMLDTANSMRMRDVTRNTILPLLLELEEELIKMAEAEAETPQVGRTHGQHAVPVTLGFALAEYVSRLGQSIREMERLSSNLRGKLAGAVGGYNATSMITADPLEMEKIYLKFLGLKPSEYSTQMVEPEYLLRLLLEYNTAFGIIANLADDLRHLQRSEIDEVREFFSATQVGSSTMPQKRNPWNCEHVKSLWKAFAPRVMSFYMDQISEHQRDLSNSASARFQADFIAGFAAATSRMKKIMAGMTVNKPQLTRNLTVQGDFVLAEPTYILLAMSGVNGAHEIVRNITLSCEKTGKTIMEVLQTEQPESWTRIKVQLKKVSGLDAENFYSDPSLYRGKTAEKTRSLCSQYSSMITEIKGVLS is encoded by the coding sequence ATGGAAAATAGAAGCATTTATAGAAATATCTCACCACTTGATCATCGTTACTATCAATCTAATAAAGAGCTGTTCGAAGCTCTGTCGAATACTCTGAGCGAAGAAGCTACAGTAGCCTACTGTGTTAAGGCCGAAATGGCCCTTTTGAAGACACACATTCAACTGCAGAACTTGGGAGATCAGTCTCTCATTGATTCTCTGGACGACATCGAAAAAACAATCACGCCGGAAGAAGTTTATAAAGAGGAAGAAAAAACTCAGCATAATATCAGGGCTCTTGTGAATGTTATTAATAAAAAAGTTCCGGAAAAACTCAAACCTTGGGTGCATATGGGCGCTACCAGTGTGGATATGCTGGATACGGCTAACTCCATGAGGATGAGGGATGTGACTCGGAATACAATTCTGCCCTTACTCCTTGAACTGGAGGAGGAGCTGATTAAAATGGCAGAAGCCGAAGCAGAAACTCCCCAGGTCGGTAGAACCCATGGTCAGCACGCTGTTCCGGTTACACTGGGGTTCGCTCTGGCTGAGTATGTTTCAAGGTTAGGTCAGTCCATTAGAGAAATGGAACGACTCTCTTCCAATCTGAGAGGAAAGCTGGCAGGTGCTGTTGGTGGATATAATGCCACCAGCATGATTACTGCAGATCCTCTGGAAATGGAAAAAATCTATTTGAAGTTTTTAGGCTTGAAACCCTCTGAATATTCCACACAGATGGTGGAACCTGAGTATCTCCTCCGTTTGCTTTTGGAATACAACACCGCCTTTGGAATTATTGCCAATCTGGCGGATGACCTGCGGCACCTTCAGCGGTCGGAAATAGATGAAGTCAGGGAGTTCTTCTCTGCTACACAGGTCGGTTCTTCTACCATGCCCCAAAAGAGGAATCCATGGAATTGTGAGCATGTGAAGAGTCTTTGGAAAGCGTTTGCTCCCCGTGTCATGTCTTTTTACATGGACCAGATATCAGAACATCAAAGAGATCTTTCCAATTCTGCTTCGGCCAGATTTCAAGCAGATTTCATTGCTGGATTTGCGGCGGCCACATCCCGAATGAAAAAAATTATGGCTGGGATGACTGTCAATAAACCGCAGTTGACCCGGAATCTGACAGTACAGGGTGATTTTGTACTGGCCGAACCCACCTATATCCTCCTTGCCATGTCGGGTGTGAATGGAGCCCACGAAATTGTAAGAAATATTACCTTATCCTGCGAAAAAACAGGAAAAACAATTATGGAAGTTCTACAAACCGAGCAGCCTGAGAGTTGGACAAGGATCAAGGTGCAGCTTAAGAAAGTCAGTGGGTTGGATGCGGAGAATTTCTATTCTGATCCCTCACTCTACAGAGGTAAAACAGCAGAGAAGACAAGATCTCTCTGCTCCCAATATTCGAGTATGATCACAGAAATAAAAGGAGTCCTGTCATGA
- the purA gene encoding adenylosuccinate synthase codes for MKLVVIGAQWGDEGKGKMVDYLAEDADIVVRFSGGANAGHTIKVEDKVFKLHLVPAGIIYPGKTVALGNGMVIDPESLFEELAQIESQGVSWEGRVFVSDRAHLVLPSYKEEDKDMDPQRPRPIGTTGRGIGIAYGRKAYRDGIRVADLWDDVVWNNMKAEDREWVTPFKEKLAHMKINMAGFMMANKDKEILLEGAQGALLDLDHGTYPYVSSGISTSAGAALGGSIGFRHIDKVLGVFKAYQTRVGNGPMPTEMLEGDDLKLGNTLRELGHEYGVTTGRSRRIGYLDLVALKYAGWVNGLDGFILSHLNLYDGFETVTFCTAYEIDGKTVTDFPSLTTDMEKVKPVLKDFPGWKGKVGDARNWDEIPAGAKEVIAFIEDYTGVPVAGYSVGPLRDETFMKEPAWTKS; via the coding sequence ATGAAACTTGTTGTTATCGGGGCCCAATGGGGTGACGAAGGCAAAGGCAAAATGGTGGATTACCTCGCTGAAGACGCTGATATTGTTGTCAGATTCTCGGGAGGAGCCAATGCAGGACACACTATCAAGGTCGAGGATAAGGTTTTTAAGCTTCATCTGGTACCAGCTGGTATTATTTATCCCGGTAAGACTGTTGCACTTGGTAACGGAATGGTTATCGATCCAGAATCTTTATTTGAAGAACTGGCCCAGATTGAGTCCCAGGGGGTTTCTTGGGAAGGTCGTGTTTTTGTCTCTGACAGAGCTCACCTCGTATTGCCTTCTTACAAAGAAGAAGATAAAGACATGGACCCCCAGCGACCCAGACCCATTGGAACAACAGGACGCGGAATTGGAATAGCCTACGGTCGAAAAGCCTATAGGGATGGAATCAGAGTTGCAGATCTTTGGGATGATGTTGTTTGGAACAATATGAAGGCAGAAGATCGGGAATGGGTGACTCCATTCAAGGAAAAACTTGCTCATATGAAAATCAATATGGCCGGGTTTATGATGGCTAATAAAGATAAAGAAATCCTCCTGGAAGGCGCTCAGGGAGCCCTCTTAGACCTGGATCATGGAACATACCCCTATGTTTCCTCAGGAATTTCTACAAGTGCCGGTGCCGCATTGGGCGGTTCTATCGGTTTTCGCCATATTGACAAAGTTCTGGGGGTTTTCAAGGCTTATCAGACTAGAGTCGGTAACGGTCCCATGCCCACAGAAATGCTGGAAGGGGATGACCTTAAACTTGGAAATACTCTTAGAGAATTAGGACATGAGTACGGAGTCACAACTGGTCGTTCCAGACGGATCGGATACCTTGATCTTGTGGCATTGAAGTATGCCGGTTGGGTAAACGGTTTAGATGGTTTTATCCTGTCTCATTTGAATCTTTATGATGGATTTGAAACTGTCACATTCTGTACGGCCTATGAAATCGACGGTAAAACAGTGACAGATTTTCCTTCCCTCACTACGGATATGGAAAAAGTTAAACCCGTATTGAAAGATTTTCCCGGATGGAAGGGGAAAGTGGGAGATGCCAGGAATTGGGATGAGATCCCCGCAGGAGCAAAAGAGGTCATTGCCTTTATTGAAGACTATACAGGTGTTCCTGTTGCTGGATACTCGGTTGGTCCCCTTAGGGATGAAACTTTTATGAAGGAGCCGGCATGGACAAAATCCTGA
- a CDS encoding iron-containing alcohol dehydrogenase — protein sequence MKNFNYYIPTRIFFGPGSIKELSQTKLPGNKALIVISAGQSMKKFGYLQRVQDLLKTNNCESVVFDKILPNPVKSHVMEGADLARRENCDFIVGLGGGSSIDTAKSIALMVKNPGDYWDYIHGGSGQGKLYKEAVLPVVAITTTAGTGTEADPWTVITNEEKQEKIGFGGDDFFPVFSIVDPELMLSIPPELTAFQGFDAFFHAAEGYIAKIATPISDAYALQSMALIAEYLPKAIKNGKDLEARTQIALANTLSGMVESTSSCTSEHSMEHALSAYHPSLPHGAGLIMLSESYFRHFSSVCPERLIKMAKTMGKEGETADDFISALLKLQNDCGVAGLKMSDYGIQKSEIHKIAENAHHTMGGLYDMDRQTLSHQDTVDIITAAFK from the coding sequence ATGAAGAATTTTAACTACTACATCCCTACCCGGATATTCTTCGGTCCAGGATCAATTAAAGAGTTAAGTCAGACAAAACTTCCAGGAAACAAAGCCTTGATTGTGATTTCGGCCGGCCAATCAATGAAAAAATTCGGTTACCTGCAACGGGTCCAAGACCTCCTCAAAACCAACAACTGTGAATCAGTTGTATTTGATAAGATCCTTCCCAACCCCGTAAAATCCCATGTCATGGAAGGAGCAGATCTCGCGAGAAGAGAAAACTGTGATTTTATTGTGGGCCTGGGGGGCGGCAGCAGCATTGATACTGCAAAAAGCATAGCGCTGATGGTAAAAAATCCTGGAGACTACTGGGATTACATCCATGGCGGAAGTGGTCAGGGTAAATTATACAAAGAAGCGGTACTTCCTGTTGTCGCCATAACGACAACCGCCGGAACTGGAACCGAGGCAGATCCCTGGACAGTTATCACCAATGAAGAAAAGCAGGAAAAAATAGGATTTGGTGGAGATGATTTCTTTCCTGTCTTCTCAATTGTAGATCCGGAATTGATGCTGTCAATTCCTCCTGAATTGACAGCCTTCCAGGGTTTTGATGCATTCTTCCATGCTGCAGAAGGCTATATCGCAAAAATCGCGACACCTATCAGTGATGCCTATGCGCTTCAAAGCATGGCTCTCATAGCGGAATACCTTCCCAAAGCCATCAAAAATGGAAAAGATCTGGAAGCAAGGACTCAAATTGCTTTAGCGAACACCCTCTCCGGTATGGTGGAATCCACATCCTCCTGCACCTCAGAACACTCCATGGAACATGCCTTGAGTGCCTATCATCCATCACTGCCTCATGGGGCCGGCCTGATCATGCTTTCCGAATCCTATTTCAGGCATTTTTCATCGGTTTGTCCAGAGCGACTGATAAAAATGGCAAAGACTATGGGAAAAGAGGGAGAGACTGCTGATGATTTTATTTCAGCCTTACTGAAACTGCAAAATGACTGCGGCGTGGCGGGATTGAAGATGTCTGATTACGGTATTCAAAAAAGTGAGATTCATAAAATTGCCGAAAACGCTCACCACACTATGGGCGGCCTCTATGACATGGACAGACAAACTCTCTCACATCAGGATACCGTTGATATTATAACAGCAGCTTTCAAATAA